Proteins found in one Aspergillus chevalieri M1 DNA, chromosome 2, nearly complete sequence genomic segment:
- a CDS encoding putative ARID/BRIGHT domain protein (SWI1) (COG:K;~EggNog:ENOG410QDPZ;~InterPro:IPR036431,IPR001606;~PFAM:PF01388;~TransMembrane:1 (o692-712i);~go_function: GO:0003677 - DNA binding [Evidence IEA]) gives MNAWLADAPNLPSHDNGTFNPTTIDPSAAFLNPSPTPDPNQFQQRMFNGLSRNVSPGFQNPNQVIPSKRPRPEDGVAMSPRPAPGGITASRSHTPHQVSFPGYQPPANGTPQFPAHPTPYQHLQRGASPSVTQSPVMQDFDQNSVQRMGTASPSPFSPAGPHVGSQMSPSQSDHPSRVNTPQSSTFMPPSQPFAQGVAPQFTPTPPTMTSAGVQPPMQAPFGAVPQGYQQAMALQQQRLQAMQMQNPARPMNMNPAMMGRPMAPGMNPMAPQQVAALRMQQKPSSPEGFMRSLQKFMMSRNLHLDLQPIVCGRPINLVQLYAAVMKLGGSKKVSAANMWPVIAQQLHFPPMQFQIAVQELREHYARNLAAYEQAFLSTQQKQSGDQMQQQQQQQPQPQNSLPRTVSDPSAMQFQSPTNKAGQGFDTSQPLAQPSAGNAASVSNNMAHSASNGFAAPSQAKVPTKPPQHRLSISQTPGTPQDSTGQLPGQPAAQLGKIPGAQPGKPSEPVDTSSDQPLQHPIEETFKPMVLPESQLHGPIQVDEFAHLGEDISRLKPNVPTFGDLGVIDIHALTMSVKSGIHAEMRMALDTLTLLASEPNVPISLEHCDDLVDSLVECAEDQVELLAEHAAEVSDVMLLSSYEEIIRGCQTEWTSLADVPEFGSLDYELDRAVDRLICITTILRNFSFTESNFGVLASPTVVNLISTIIRYLGTRNMLLRTHQNTLDFMKDAVIFLSNLAHFIQLSGKDEAHCLLHFILSFAPFPLPTLSPEGSIMFTPYNAAIHKYTPTATDALAKLLARDDPNRSNFRAIFLGDASSTPQPELLTRAFGLAICAVPDQPRKPLAHADARKVFLLQGLLAADVLAGYVDPPLAKAWLESTDGFAIHLLRLSCLMSTERVPPPFNPHARQSQVARAQAEEAYAYSSIINRGLAILRRLAEKSKQVDDASGLRFPSGIVPKKESLLGALLMPQVDPGVIRQLLTYARLAD, from the coding sequence ATGAATGCCTGGCTAGCCGACGCCCCGAATCTCCCAAGCCATGACAATGGTACCTTTAATCCGACAACCATTGATCCATCCGCTGCCTTCCTCAATCCCTCTCCTACTCCGGACCCCAACCAATTCCAACAGCGCATGTTCAACGGTCTGTCGCGAAATGTCTCTCCCGGTTTCCAGAACCCAAACCAAGTGATCCCCTCCAAAAGACCGCGCCCTGAGGATGGGGTCGCCATGTCCCCACGGCCTGCACCTGGGGGTATAACCGCGTCACGCTCGCACACACCACACCAAGTGTCCTTCCCGGGCTATCAACCGCcagcgaatggcacaccgcAGTTTCCCGCCCATCCTACTCCGTATCAGCACCTCCAGCGCGGCGCCTCTCCCAGCGTCACACAGTCTCCAGTCATGCAAGATTTCGACCAGAACAGTGTCCAGCGAATGGGAACCGCCTCCCCGAGTCCGTTTTCGCCTGCTGGCCCGCATGTCGGTTCGCAGATGTCCCCCTCGCAGTCGGATCATCCAAGCCGCGTGAACACGCCGCAAAGCAGCACGTTTATGCCACCCAGTCAGCCTTTCGCGCAGGGTGTTGCACCGCAGTTCACTCCAACGCCACCGACCATGACCTCAGCTGGCGTTCAACCACCTATGCAGGCTCCTTTTGGCGCGGTGCCCCAGGGGTATCAGCAGGCCATGGCTCTTCAGCAGCAGCGACTTCAGGCCATGCAGATGCAGAACCCTGCACGCCCTATGAATATGAATCCGGCCATGATGGGTAGACCTATGGCACCCGGAATGAATCCCATGGCACCCCAGCAGGTGGCAGCTCTTCGGATGCAGCAGAAACCATCAAGCCCGGAAGGCTTTATGAGATCATTACAAAAGTTTATGATGTCGCGGAATCTGCATTTGGACCTTCAACCTATTGTTTGTGGTCGCCCCATTAACCTAGTCCAGCTATATGCGGCGGTCATGAAGTTGGGTGGTTCGAAGAAGGTCTCGGCGGCCAACATGTGGCCTGTGATTGCGCAACAACTGCATTTCCCCCCGATGCAGTTTCAAATAGCTGTCCAGGAACTTCGAGAACACTATGCGCGAAACCTCGCTGCATATGAGCAAGCCTTCCTCAGTACTCAACAGAAGCAATCGGGTGATCAAatgcaacagcaacagcagcaacaaccacagccGCAAAATTCGTTACCCCGAACTGTGAGCGACCCTTCTGCAATGCAATTCCAATCCCCAACGAATAAGGCGGGCCAGGGTTTCGACACATCGCAGCCCCTCGCACAGCCCTCGGCCGGTAACGCGGCGTCGGTATCGAATAACATGGCACATAGTGCGTCGAATGGATTTGCAGCACCCTCCCAAGCCAAGGTTCCGACTAAGCCACCACAACATCGCCTTAGCATTTCGCAAACCCCGGGAACACCACAGGATTCAACTGGACAATTACCAGGTCAACCGGCCGCGCAACTCGGAAAGATCCCTGGAGCACAGCCAGGGAAACCATCCGAACCCGTCGACACGTCGTCTGATCAACCATTACAACATCCAATTGAGGAGACGTTCAAGCCTATGGTTCTGCCGGAGAGCCAACTTCATGGCCCTATTCAAGTAGATGAATTCGCCCATCTTGGCGAAGACATCTCGAGGTTGAAGCCCAACGTGCCAACATTTGGGGATTTGGGCGTGATTGACATCCACGCTCTCACTATGAGCGTCAAGTCCGGGATCCATGCTGAAATGCGCATGGCATTAGATACTCTGACATTGCTTGCCAGTGAACCGAACGTCCCCATTTCTCTAGAACACTGCGACGATTTGGTCGACAGTCTAGTCGAGTGCGCTGAAGACCAGGTTGAGCTGCTGGCAGAACATGCAGCCGAAGTGTCAGACGTCATGCTCCTATCTTCATATGAAGAGATTATCCGCGGATGCCAGACTGAATGGACGTCTCTGGCTGATGTTCCAGAATTTGGGAGCCTGGACTACGAACTAGACCGGGCAGTAGATCGCCTGATTTGTATCACCACGATTTTGCGAAATTTCTCGTTTACTGAGTCGAACTTTGGCGTACTGGCCAGTCCCACGGTTGTCAACCTGATCTCCACGATTATCCGCTATCTGGGAACACGAAACATGCTCTTGCGAACGCATCAGAACACGTTAGATTTTATGAAGGATGCTGTCATCTTTTTGAGTAACCTGGCTCATTTCATCCAATTATCGGGAAAGGACGAAGCCCACTGCCTCTTACATTTCATCCTATCGTTTGCTCCGTTTCCGCTACCTACTCTCTCTCCTGAAGGGAGCATCATGTTCACGCCATATAATGCCGCCATCCACAAATACACACCCACAGCGACAGATGCTCTAGCCAAGCTGCTGGCGCGGGATGACCCGAATCGGTCAAACTTCCGTGCTATTTTCTTGGGCGATGCATCCTCGACACCTCAACCGGAATTACTTACCCGTGCATTTGGCCTGGCCATTTGCGCTGTTCCTGACCAACCGCGGAAGCCGCTCGCTCATGCGGATGCTCGCAAGGTCTTCCTGCTTCAAGGGTTACTCGCGGCTGATGTTCTCGCTGGATATGTTGATCCGCCGCTGGCCAAAGCCTGGCTTGAGTCAACTGATGGATTTGCAATTCACCTTCTCCGGCTTTCGTGCTTAATGAGCACGGAGCGTGTCCCACCACCATTCAATCCGCACGCCCGCCAGAGTCAGGTTGCGAGAGCACAAGCAGAGGAAGCATATGCATATAGCTCGATAATCAACCGAGGCTTGGCGATCCTGCGCCGGCTTGCAGAGAAGTCGAAGCAAGTGGATGATGCTTCCGGGTTACGATTTCCATCCGGCATCGTCCCAAAGAAAGAGAGCTTATTGGGGGCATTGCTGATGCCCCAAGTGGATCCAGGCGTTATACGGCAACTGTTGACTTATGCGCGACTGGCGGATTGA
- the rpt3 gene encoding proteasome regulatory particle base subunit RPT3 (COG:O;~EggNog:ENOG410PGYA;~InterPro:IPR003960,IPR003959,IPR027417,IPR003593, IPR032501,IPR035256,IPR005937;~PFAM:PF16450,PF00004,PF07728,PF07724;~go_component: GO:0005737 - cytoplasm [Evidence IEA];~go_function: GO:0005524 - ATP binding [Evidence IEA];~go_function: GO:0016787 - hydrolase activity [Evidence IEA];~go_function: GO:0016887 - ATPase activity [Evidence IEA];~go_function: GO:0036402 - proteasome-activating ATPase activity [Evidence IEA];~go_process: GO:0030163 - protein catabolic process [Evidence IEA]), which translates to MADVAVENPANNVTLHNKPTPLDTIPNVDSLEGTGSDGGDEYATLKRLQRHLEYIQLQEEYIKDEQRSLKRELVRAQEEIKRIQSVPLVIGQFMEAIDQNTGIVQSSTGSNYVVRILSTLDREKLKPSSSVALHRHSNALVDILPPEADSSIAMLGEDEKPDVTYADVGGMDMQKQEIREAVELPLTHFNLYRQIGIDPPRGVLLYGPPGTGKTMLVKAVANSTTASFIRVNGSEFVQKYLGEGPRMVRDVFRMARENSPAIIFIDEIDAIATKRFDAQTGADREVQRILLELLNQMDGFEQTSNVKVIMATNRADTLDPALLRPGRLDRKIEFPSLRDRRERRLIFTTIASRMSLSPEVDLDSLIVRNEPLSGAVIAAIMQEAGLRAVRKNRYQIIQSDLDDAYAAQVKTGQESDRPEFYR; encoded by the exons ATGGCCGACGTCGCCGTGGAGAATCCGGCGAACAACGTCACGCTTCACAACAAGCCAACTCCGTTGGATACCATCCCCAACGTCGATTCCTTGGAGGGCACAGGGTCTGATGGAGGTGACGAATATGCCACCCTGAAGAGATTGCAGAGACATTTAGA ATACATTCAACTCCAAGAGGAATACATCAAGGATGAACAGAG GAGTTTGAAGCGGGAACTCGTTCGTGCGCAGGAGGAGATCAAGCGGATACAAAGTGTGCCTTTAGTGATTGGGCAATTCATGGAAGCGATTGACCAGAA CACCGGTATCGTACAGTCCTCGACCGGCTCGAATTATGTTGTCCGCATTCTGTCCACCCTCGACCGCGAAAAGCTCAAGCCATCCTCCTCGGTCGCTCTCCACCGTCACTCCAACGCTCTCGTTGACATCCTTCCTCCCGAGGCCGACTCGTCTATTGCGATGTTGGGCGAAGATGAGAAGCCCGATGTGACATACGCTGATGTTGGTGGTATGGACATGCAGAAGCAGGAGATCAGGGAGGCTGTTGAACTTCCCTTGACACACTTCAACCTTTACCGGCAGATTG GTATCGATCCTCCTCGTGGTGTCCTGCTCTACGGTCCCCCAGGTACCGGAAAGACCATGTTGGTCAAGGCTGTGGCCAACAGCACAACCGCCAGCTTTATCCGAGTAAACGGTTCGGAGTTCGTTCAGAAATACCTGGGTGAGGGTCCTCGTATGGTCCGTGACGTCTTCCGGATGGCCCGCGAGAACTCGCCTGCGATTATTTTCATCGACGAAATCGATGCCATTGCCACGAAGCGATTCGACGCGCAGACCGGTGCAGATCGTGAAGTGCAGCGTATCCTGCTGGAACTTCTCAATCAAATGGATGGTTTTGAGCAGACAAGCAATGTCAAGGTCATCATGGCCACTAACCGAGCGGATACCCTGGACCCTGCATTGCTGCGTCCCGGTCGTCTGGACCGGAAGATCGAATTCCCTTCGCTACGTGACCGACGAGAGCGTCGTCTGATCTTCACTACGATCGCCTCCCGGATGTCGCTCTCGCCTGAGGTGGACCTGGACTCGCTGATCGTCCGCAACGAGCCCTTGTCGGGTGCCGTTATTGCGGCCATCATGCAGGAGGCTGGTTTGCGGGCAGTGCGGAAGAACCGATACCAAATTATCCAGTCGGATCTTGACGATGCTTACGCCGCGCAGGTGAAGACTGGCCAGGAATCAGACCG ACCCGAGTTCTACCGCTAA
- a CDS encoding uncharacterized protein (COG:L;~EggNog:ENOG410PGPZ;~InterPro:IPR021109,IPR000477,IPR005162,IPR032567, IPR001878,IPR041577,IPR043502,IPR036875,IPR043128;~PFAM:PF17917,PF13650,PF00078,PF17919,PF03732;~go_function: GO:0003676 - nucleic acid binding [Evidence IEA];~go_function: GO:0008270 - zinc ion binding [Evidence IEA]), translating to MSNNSNSNTTPRSSRGSEGRTPTYEELFGMVSQLQESITTLEERQSAKAIKVRPPEPFDGTRYKLRPFITQLDLYVRMNRSKLIFESDKVLLAATYLTGPAFDWFEPTLRDFQEKDEQYHNDNTTEVFSSFTEFKKRLQGTFGDIDATRNAERKLWRLKQTGSVAKLVSDFQQIITHLNWDETMYIAKFEEMLKPEIQEKLVWMERPTSLNELFERAVKIDNTLYDLRVRQKESRYGNTFRGSPRTSHYRSNDKRPAQPRSQGYEDPYGPRPMELDATQHRPFVSDKERERRRKEKLCFTCGKPGHMTKACRQRQNVRPQQQRHDNKQLHATQERGAYDTTGIVNPELRATNDSGWHMQEALDEHGGPWRPRTMIVPNLSPLRRLMEEQTTLTTEEIDEIMSSSEEEYWLNERTVGSDSGSDKAHIRTDGSEKAINEPVHEKSLGKLPNQDWSVNDFLDEEYGTQWNGHDPNVEELHEIPETPQNATPENEEHEEQILAEDNEGYTKSSVYSPISKQQLWSKRYTEQRKADEETNTDVAAYFIDDVVISLQENPKRLSKGLKELFNELNTYCPHQNLKCWERTNETWDEHLRKCDQHPYTCHYCGQNNGELWGYLRDITTKRLRGPIHSSCKYDWCDCVHYREHPKHSQLPWTACYSHACGEHYDRKKMAHYFPERPRKYNDSCPCWDWNCACRGYLLHPEHSSMHWTACYEDDCIVHFEIKDYYPSPRRLRQPRWQASLSATQRGYHLKFTTPVLNQLARVMVDSGATGNYMDPRFQRQLGILGIEKAQPEPISGLNGENLGSHLTVESGSVPMAVAEHEERINFDVTPLGQYDIVLGIPWLRNHNPEINWKTGQMNFVNCDCPRTTKGPSQREAGTSPRSTGRRPGRYVKQPRGGLNNRETNDTATNIVLAATRASERHWLMNLPGWAPGATQKYCEYLMDEDISKRSALIEEYRSERVDSNQEASDSELGSWEWIDHKELAATTQEPQIPQEYIEFQHLFKQPERPELPDHGPHDHRIPLMEGKTPTCKKIYPMSERESRILREYIEEQLAKGFIRPSTSPAGHGVLFVPKKDGSLRLCADYRPLNAITIKDRHPLPRVDEMQDRIRGAKWFTKFDIVDAYNRLRIARGEEWKTTIRTKYGHYEYLVMPFGLTNAPASFQRFIYDVLGVYLDIFVIVYLDDILVFSNTFEEHVQHVKKVLQKLEEAKLRLKLKKCEFHVQETEFLGHWITTEGIQMDKNKVQAILDWPELKNTKEVQQFTGLVNYYRRFLKDYSQFMTPLFKLLKKGQEFQWGPEQQQAFQQAKERIVSAPALVQFDPEKETTIETDASDYAIGMRMTQPGPDGKPRAVAFHSRKLVQAELNYDIHDKELLAIVVAFKTWRVYLEGARHTVLVKTDHKNLTFFTTTKELT from the coding sequence atgtccaacaacagtaacagcaacactactcctagatcctctcgtggatctgagggacgaactccgacttatgaagaactctttggaatggttagccagctgcaggaaagcatcactactttggaagaacgacagtcagccaaagctatcaaagttcgaccaccggaaccctttgatggtactcgatacaagttgcgacccttcatcacccagctggacttgtatgtccgcatgaaccggagcaagcttatcttcgaatccgacaaagtcctacttgcagcaacttatttgactggaccagcatttgattggtttgaacctaccttgcgcgacttccaggagaaagatgaacaataccataatgacaataccactgaggttttcagcagcttcactgaattcaagaaacgactccaaggaacgtttggagatattgacgccacacggaacgccgaacgaaagctatggcgacttaaacagacaggatcagtagccaaattggtatctgatttccaacagatcatcacccatttgaATTGGGATgaaacgatgtacattgcgaaattcgaggaaatgttgaaaccagagattcaggagaaactggtttggatggaacgaccgacttcattgaatgaactctttgaacgagccgtcaagattgacaacaccctgtatgaccttagagtcagacagaaggagtcaagatatggaaacaccttcagaggaagcccacgaacgagccactatcgatcgaacgataaacgaccagctcaaccacgaagccaagggtatgaagatccctatggaccccgaccaatggagctggatgccacacagcataggcccttcgtatccgacaaggaaagagaacgaaggaggaaagagaaactttgcttcacatgtggaaagccgggacacatgacgaaggcatgcaggcaacggcagaacgttaggcctcagcaacaaaggcatgataacaagcaactgcacgctacccaggagagaggagcgtatgacaccacaggaattgtgaaccctgaactcagagcaacgaacgattctggatggcacatgcaagaggctttggatgagcatggaggaccatggagacccagaactatgatagtacccaacctgagcccattgaggaggttgatggaagaacagacgaccctcacgacagaggaaattgatgagatcatgagttcaagcgaagaagaatattggctcaatgaacggacggtgggatccgacagcggaagcgacaaagcccatataaggacggatgggtccgaaaaagccatcaatgagccagttcatgagaaatcactcggcaaactgcccaaccaagattggtcAGTTAacgatttccttgacgaagagtacggtactcagtggaatggccacgatcccaacgtggaggaactccatgagataccggagacacctcagaacgcaactcccgaaaatgaagaacatgaagaacagattctggcagaagataatgagggatacacgaagtccagtgtgtatagccctatctcgaagcaacagctatggtccaagcgatatacggaacaacgaaaagccgacgaagaaacgaataccgacgttgccgcgtacttcattgatgatgttgttatttcacttcaggagaaccccaagaggctctctaaaggattgaaggaactattcaatgaattgaatacatactgcccacatcagaacttgaaatgttgggaacgaacgaacgaaacttgggacgaacacctacggaaatgcgaccagcacccatacacgtgccattactgtggacagaacaatggagaattatggggatacttacgagacatcaccaccaaacgactacgaggccccatccacagctcatgcaagtacgattggtgtgattgtgtgcactatcgagagcacccaaagcatagccaattaccttggactgcgtgttatagccatgcatgtggagaacactatgatcgaaagaaaatggcgcattattttccagaacgacctaggaaatacaacgacagctgtccttgttgggattggaactgtgcatgcagaggatatctactgcatccagagcattcaagtatgcactggactgcatgttatgaagatgactgcatagttcattttgagatcaaggattattacccaagtccacgacgtctacggcaaccaagatggcaagcgagcctatcagcgacacaacggggataccacttgaaatttacgacaccagttctcaaccaactagccagagtgatggttgactcaggagctactggaaattacatggatcctagattccagcgacaattggggatcttaggaattgagaaggcgcagccagagcctatctcaggactgaatggtgagaatttgggaagccacctgacagtcgaatcgggatctgtccctatggctgtagcggaacatgaagaaaggatcaatttcgacgtgacaccgctgggacaatacgatatagtgttggggattccatggctcaggaatcacaacccggaaattaactggaaaactgggcaaatgaactttgtgaattgcgattgcccaaggacaacaaaaggaccgagtcaacgggaggccgggacctcaccacgatctacaggcaggagacctggtagatacgtgaagcaaccaagaggtgggttgaataacagagaaacgaaCGACACAGCGACAaacattgttttagcagccaccagggcctcagaacgacattggctgatgaacttacccggatgggcaccgggcgcgacccagaagtattgcgaatacttgatggacgaggatatatccaagagatcagcgctgattgaggaatatcgctcagaaagagttgatagcaaccaagaagcatcagactcagagctaggctcatgggaatggattgaccataaggagctagcagcaacgactcaggaaccacagattccacaggagtatattgagtttcagcacttgttcaagcagcctgaacgacctgaactaccagaccatggaccacacgatcatcgcataccccttatggaagggaagacaccgacatgcaagaagatttacccgatgtcagaacgagaatcaagaatactacgggaatatattgaagaacaattggcgaaaggattcatcagaccatcaacatcaccagcagggcacggagtcctatttgtaccgaaaaaggatggaagcctacgactatgtgcagattatcgaccactcaacgccatcaccatcaaggatcgacatccattaccacgagttgatgaaatgcaagaccgaatcagaggagcaaaatggtttacaAAATTCGACATTgtagacgcctacaatcgactacggatcgccagaggagaagaatggaaaacgaccatcagaacgaaatatggacattatgaatatttggtcatgccatttgggcttaccaacgcaccagcatcatttcaacgattcatttatgatgtacttggagtatatcttgacatcttcgtgatagtctaccttgacgacatcttggtcttctccaacacctttgaggaacatgtgcagcatgtcaagaaagtactgcaaaaacttgaggaagcgaagctacgattgaagttgaagaagtgcgaattccatgttcaggagactgagttcttaggacactggatcactacagagggaatccagatggataagaacaaagttcaagcaatcttggattggccagaactgaagaacaccaaggaagttcagcagtttacaggacttgtgaactactaccgacgattcttgaaggactactcacaattcatgacgccactgttcaaattgttgaaaaagggacaagagtttcaatggggaccagaacaacaacaagcgtttcaacaagccaaggaaagaattgtatctgcaccagcacttgtgcagtttgacccagaaaaagaaaccacGATCGAAACcgatgcatcagactacgccattggtatgagaatgactcaaccaggaccagatggaaaaccacgagccgtcGCATTTcactcacgaaaactagttcaagcggaattgAACTACGACATCCACGACAAAGAATtgctagccatagtggtagcatttaagacttggagagtttaccTGGAAGGAGCTcgacacactgtacttgtgaaaacagatcacaagaacctgaccttcttcacaacgaCCAAAGAGTTAACctga